One region of Kazachstania africana CBS 2517 chromosome 3, complete genome genomic DNA includes:
- the TED1 gene encoding Ted1p (similar to Saccharomyces cerevisiae YIL039W; ancestral locus Anc_7.216), translating into MWKHTLRRVSIVATVLTIIANVYIFTYPSLHPARCSWHCSNNGTNDEVPATTFEKFVFYTNRYIKDVKLQWTSKERSDHDTNDIHILAYGDPQIKGIWSSTPYRTRLDIFGNDHYLGHIAGMMQKRLNPTHIAVLGDLFSSQWIPDFEFFNRAVRFAKRLYHRDTQWLKEIERKEHDEDGKYKVDWSKWGENFNGILNSETKDFGFGFKDIYSWDDEEPYLFLNLTGNHDVGYSGDATYQHMARFSEIFGKDNYWIEYDTDTDHPWRIVVLDDMLLEGPALQPEFITYTWEFLYQLFERQFNGSTVLMTHVPFYKKEGLCYDGPEFRYYPENYEREPYKANLLRSQNHLSEDVSRRVLNLIFDNDKPGVILTGHDHEGCETFYNKIDRNGTWVADNKVLENSIHQIKEVTVRSMMGEFYGNAGLLTGHFNEGKLQWEWHFTLCPFTLQHAWWFAKVSLLVTGFAWSLLLVL; encoded by the coding sequence ATGTGGAAGCACACTCTCAGACGGGTTTCCATTGTTGCTACTGTTTTAACAATTATAGCAAATGTTTATATTTTCACTTATCCGTCACTGCATCCAGCACGATGCTCATGGCATTGTAGTAATAATGGAACAAATGATGAGGTTCCAGCTACAACATTCGAAAAGTTTGTTTTTTATACAAACAGGTATATTAAAGATGTAAAACTACAATGGACGTCTAAGGAGCGCTCTGACCATGACACTAATGACATTCATATATTGGCCTACGGTGATCCCCAAATCAAAGGTATATGGTCTTCTACACCTTATCGTACAAGATTAGACATTTTTGGAAATGACCACTATTTGGGGCACATTGCTGGAATGATGCAGAAGAGACTAAATCCCACTCACATTGCGGTTTTGGGGGATTTGTTTTCCTCTCAATGGATTccagattttgaatttttcaatagaGCAGTTAGATTTGCTAAAAGGTTATACCATAGAGATACCCAATggttgaaagaaatagagCGAAAGGAACATGATGAAGATGGGAAGTACAAAGTCGATTGGTCTAAATGGGGGGAAAACTTCAATGGCATATTAAATAGTGAAACAAAAGATTTCGGCTTTGGATTCAAAGATATCTACTCTTGGGATGACGAAGAACCATATCTTTTCCTCAATTTAACAGGTAACCATGATGTCGGTTATTCTGGTGATGCAACGTATCAACATATGGCTAGATTCAGTGAAATCTTTGGAAAAGATAATTATTGGATCGAATACGATACTGATACGGATCATCCATGGAGAATCGTTGTCTTGGATGATATGCTGTTAGAAGGCCCCGCTTTACAGCCAGAGTTTATAACGTACACATGGGAGTTTCTATACcaactttttgaaagacAATTCAATGGTAGTACGGTTTTAATGACACATGTACCGttttataaaaaagaaGGATTATGTTACGATGGCCCAGAGTTTAGATATTATCCAGAAAATTATGAGAGAGAACCTTACAAGGCAAATCTACTGAGATCACAAAATCATCTCAGTGAAGACGTTAGCAGGCGCGTGCTCAATCTAATCTTTGACAACGATAAACCAGGTGTCATACTAACAGGTCATGACCATGAGGGATGCGAAACCttttataataaaatagaTCGGAATGGTACCTGGGTAGCCGATAATAAGGTTCTTGAAAACTCAATTCATCAGATCAAGGAAGTAACAGTAAGATCAATGATGGGAGAGTTTTATGGGAACGCAGGTCTATTAACAGGTCATTTCAATGAAGGAAAATTACAATGGGAGTGGCATTTTACTTTATGTCCTTTCACACTTCAGCATGCCTGGTGGTTCGCAAAAGTTTCATTGTTGGTCACAGGCTTTGCTTGGTCGTTGTTATTAGTATTATGA
- the KAFR0C02450 gene encoding uncharacterized protein (similar to Saccharomyces cerevisiae CAJ1 (YER048C); ancestral locus Anc_7.217), with amino-acid sequence MVKETAYYELLGVEPDATSSEIKKAYRKKALSMLPEKHPSNIGANEKFQAIAEAYQVLHSKELREKYDKLGKEAAIPKKGFEDASEYFPTIFGGEGFKDWIGSFLLFQQMNESLDFLEEDLTQKQKEDKLLELDQKRHQNVKEEVKVLAEKLDHKLEKYYFAVKDGKVDKWVKKVEQEVEILKMQSFGIELLHTMALVYRTKANNFIASNNTLGVSKIFTKVRDGVRDFINNYNLISTNLSAQQTMEQLDETQAGKLTADERHKLESLMASKAVAVMWSVSKLELISKLRDVCNKILHDEEVSPKDRVVKAHGLLLIAEKFEKAKRSPEEAEEAKVFEKLLVNAEAREIHKKQNSKHHKKPSTSLNHTRNNHI; translated from the coding sequence ATGGTAAAAGAAACCGCTTACTACGAGCTACTCGGCGTTGAACCTGATGCAACATCATCAGAAATCAAAAAGGCCTACCGTAAAAAGGCGTTATCTATGCTACCTGAGAAGCATCCAAGTAACATTGGAGCTAATGAAAAGTTCCAAGCTATTGCTGAAGCGTACCAAGTTTTGCATAGTAAAGAGTTGAGAGAAAAGTATGATAAGCTCGGAAAAGAAGCAGCTATTCCAAAGAAAGGTTTTGAAGATGCAAGCGAATATTTTCCCACAATATTCGGTGGCGAGGGTTTTAAAGACTGGATTGGCtcatttcttctatttcaaCAAATGAACGAATCTTTGGACTTTctagaagaagatttaacacaaaagcaaaaagaagataaattaCTTGAACTAGACCAAAAAAGACATCAAAATGTTAAGGAAGAGGTGAAAGTGTTGGCAGAAAAGTTAGACCATAAATTAGAGAAATATTACTTTGCAGTAAAGGATGGTAAAGTAGATAAATGGGTTAAAAAGGTAGAGCAGGAAgtagaaattttgaagatgcaGAGTTTTGGTATTGAATTATTGCATACCATGGCACTTGTCTATAGGACAAAAGCAAATAACTTCATTGCATCAAACAACACTTTAGGggtatcaaaaattttcactaAGGTGCGTGATGGCGTTAGagatttcattaataattACAATCTAATCTCAACTAATTTGTCAGCCCAACAGACTATGGAACAGCTTGACGAAACGCAGGCTGGAAAATTGACTGCAGATGAGCGCCATAAACTGGAATCCTTAATGGCAAGTAAGGCAGTGGCTGTAATGTGGTCAGTTTCTAAATTGGAACTGATCAGCAAACTACGAGACGTttgtaataaaatattacatGACGAAGAAGTTTCACCAAAAGATAGAGTAGTTAAAGCTCATGGTCTACTCCTAATTGCCGAGAAATTCGAAAAAGCCAAAAGATCACCAGAGGAagcagaagaagcaaaGGTATTCGAGAAGCTACTAGTGAATGCAGAAGCTAGAGAAATCCACAAGAAGCAAAACTCTAAACATCATAAAAAGCCGTCAACAAGCCTAAATCACACTCGTAATAACCATATCTGa